The following are encoded together in the Glycine max cultivar Williams 82 chromosome 8, Glycine_max_v4.0, whole genome shotgun sequence genome:
- the RHG4 gene encoding receptor-like kinase RHG4 precursor: MSLPKTLLSLFLLLTIPLVTADDAAVMSNFLKSLTPPPSGWSETTPFCQWKGIQCDSSSHVTSISLASHSLTGTLPSDLNSLSQLRTLSLQDNSLTGTLPSLSNLSFLQTVYLNRNNFSSVSPTAFASLTSLQTLSLGSNPALQPWSFPTDLTSSSNLIDLDLATVSLTGPLPDIFDKFPSLQHLRLSYNNLTGNLPSSFSAANNLETLWLNNQAAGLSGTLLVLSNMSALNQSWLNKNQFTGSIPDLSQCTALSDLQLRDNQLTGVVPASLTSLPSLKKVSLDNNELQGPVPVFGKGVNVTLDGINSFCLDTPGNCDPRVMVLLQIAEAFGYPIRLAESWKGNDPCDGWNYVVCAAGKIITVNFEKQGLQGTISPAFANLTDLRTLFLNGNNLIGSIPDSLITLPQLQTLDVSDNNLSGLVPKFPPKVKLVTAGNALLGKPLSPGGGPSGTTPSGSSTGGSGGESSKGNSSVSPGWIAGIVVIVLFFIAVVLFVSWKCFVNKLQGKFSRVKGHENGKGGFKLDAVHVSNGYGGVPVELQSQSSGDRSDLHALDGPTFSIQVLRQVTNNFSEENILGRGGFGVVYKGVLHDGTKIAVKRMESVAMGNKGQKEFEAEIALLSKVRHRHLVALLGYCINGNERLLVYEYMPQGTLTQHLFEWQEHGYAPLTWKQRVVIALDVARGVEYLHSLAQQSFIHRDLKPSNILLGDDMRAKVADFGLVKNAPDGKYSVETRLAGTFGYLAPEYAATGRVTTKVDVYAFGVVLMELITGRKALDDTVPDERSHLVTWFRRVLINKENIPKAIDQILNPDEETMGSIYTVAELAGHCTAREPYQRPDMGHAVNVLVPLVEQWKPTSHDEEEEDGSGGDLHMSLPQALRRWQANEGTSSIFNDISISQTQSSISSKPAGFADSFDSMDCR, encoded by the exons ATGTCTCTCCCCAAAACCCTactttctctcttccttctcctcaCGATCCCCCTAGTAACCGCCGATGACGCCGCGGTGATGTCGAATTTTCTCAAATCCCTCACTCCACCGCCCTCGGGCTGGTCTGAAACAACCCCATTCTGCCAATGGAAGGGTATCCAATGCGATTCATCCAGCCACGTGACCAGCATAAGCCTCGCTTCGCATTCCCTCACCGGAACACTCCCCTCGGATCTCAATTCCCTCTCTCAACTCCGCACTCTCTCCCTCCAAGACAATTCCCTCACCGGCACCCTCCCTTCTCTCTCCAACCTTTCTTTCCTCCAAACCGTCTACTTAAAccgcaacaacttctcctccgTGTCCCCCACCGCTTTCGCCTCCCTAACCTCCCTCCAAACCCTCAGCCTCGGCTCCAACCCTGCTCTCCAACCCTGGTCCTTCCCCACCGACCTCACTTCCTCCTCTAACCTAATCGACCTCGACCTCGCCACCGTATCCCTCACCGGTCCCTTGCCGGACATTTTCGACAAATTCCCTTCCCTTCAACACCTTCGCCTCTCTTACAACAACCTCACCGGCAATTTACCCTCCTCTTTCTCCGCCGCCAACAATCTCGAAACGCTCTGGCTCAACAACCAGGCCGCCGGCTTGTCCGGTACCCTCCTCGTCCTCTCCAACATGTCTGCATTAAACCAGTCCTGGCTCAATAAGAACCAGTTCACCGGTTCCATACCGGATTTATCGCAATGCACGGCTTTGTCTGACTTGCAGCTCAGGGATAACCAGTTAACTGGTGTGGTTCCCGCTTCATTGACAAGTCTTCCTAGTTTGAAGAAAGTTTCTCTGGATAATAATGAGCTTCAGGGGCCTGTGCCCGTGTTTGGGAAAGGTGTGAATGTTACTCTCGATGGGATTAATAGTTTTTGTCTTGATACTCCTGGGAATTGTGATCCCAGGGTGATGGTTTTGCTGCAGATTGCCGAGGCATTCGGGTATCCAATTCGGTTGGCAGAGTCGTGGAAGGGGAATGATCCGTGTGATGGTTGGAACTATGTTGTGTGTGCTGCCGGAAAGATTATTACTGTCAATTTCGAGAAACAGGGTTTGCAGGGTACCATCTCCCCTGCATTTGCCAATTTGACTGACTTGAGGACTTTGTTTCTCAATGGCAATAATTTGATCGGTTCTATACCTGATAGTTTGATCACTTTGCCTCAGCTTCAGACTCTTGATGTGTCTGACAACAACCTCTCTGGATTGGTTCCTAAGTTCCCACCAAAGGTGAAGTTGGTGACTGCGGGAAATGCTTTGCTTGGGAAACCCCTTAGTCCTGGAGGTGGACCAAGTGGAACTACTCCTTCTGGGTCTTCGACCGGTGGAAGTGGTGGTGAATCCTCAAAGGGTAATTCTTCGGTGTCGCCAGGTTGGATTGCTGGTATAGTTGTTATTGTGTTGTTTTTTATTGCAGTGGTGTTGTTTGTGTCTTGGAAGTGTTTTGTCAACAAGCTGCAGGGGAAGTTCAGTAGGGTTAAAGGTCATGAAAATGGGAAAGGAGGCTTTAAACTTGATGCTGTCCATGTTTCTAATGGATATGGTGGTGTTCCAGTTGAGTTGCAAAGCCAGAGCAGTGGTGATCGCAGTGACCTTCATGCTTTAGATGGTCCAACATTTTCTATCCAAGTTCTTCGACAAGTGACGAATAATTTCAGCGAGGAGAACATTTTAGGCAGGGGAGGGTTTGGAGTAGTTTATAAGGGGGTGTTGCATGATGGAACAAAAATTGCTGTTAAGAGGATGGAATCTGTTGCAATGGGGAACAAAGGTCAGAAAGAGTTCGAAGCAGAGATTGCACTTCTTAGTAAAGTTAGGCATAGACATTTGGTTGCTCTTCTAGGGTATTGCATCAATGGCAATGAAAGGCTTTTGGTGTATGAGTATATGCCTCAAGGTACATTAACACAGCACCTGTTTGAGTGGCAGGAGCATGGGTATGCTCCTTTGACTTGGAAGCAAAGGGTAGTAATAGCTTTGGATGTAGCGCGGGGGGTGGAATACTTGCACAGTTTAGCTCAGCAAAGCTTCATTCATAGAGACTTAAAACCCTCAAACATACTACTAGGCGATGACATGAGAGCAAAGGTTGCTGATTTTGGGTTGGTTAAAAATGCACCAGATGGGAAGTATTCTGTTGAGACACGGTTGGCTGGAACATTTGGATATCTTGCACCTGAGTATGCAG CTACTGGAAGAGTGACAACCAAAGTGGATGTTTATGCATTTGGAGTAGTTCTGATGGAACTTATCACCGGTAGAAAGGCATTGGATGATACTGTGCCAGATGAAAGGTCTCACTTGGTGACATGGTTCCGTAGGGTACTAATTAACAAGGAAAACATTCCAAAGGCAATTGATCAAATTCTCAATCCAGATGAGGAAACCATGGGAAGCATATATACAGTGGCCGAGCTGGCAGGCCATTGCACTGCTCGCGAACCATACCAAAGGCCGGATATGGGTCATGCAGTGAACGTCTTGGTTCCTCTTGTGGAGCAATGGAAACCTACTAGCCAtgatgaagaagaggaagacgGCTCTGGCGGTGACCTTCATATGAGCCTTCCTCAAGCTCTACGAAGGTGGCAAGCCAACGAAGGCACTTCCTCAATATTTAATGACATTTCCATCTCACAAACCCAATCAAGCATCTCCTCTAAACCTGCAGGGTTTGCAGACTCCTTTGATTCAATGGATTGCCGTTAA